ACTTTAAACCGCAAAACGCATAAGGCATACAACAGGGTGCGGGAAGGAAATTTTTCGCTCAATAAACTCCTTGGGTTTAATCTACACGGAAAAACTGTGGGCGTTATCGGAACCGGGAAGATAGGAGCCACTTTTTGCGGTATTATTAAAGGTTTTGGCTGCAAGATCATGGCCTTCGACCTGTATCCGTCAGAAGAACTAAAAAAGCAAGGGGTTCAATACGGGTCCCTGGAGGAAGTGTTTAAGCAATCAGACATCATCTCCCTGCATTGTCCGCTGAACCCCGACACAAAACATATTATTAATAAATCTTCTCTTGCCCTGATGAAAGATGGGATCATGATTATTAATACCAGTAGGGGAGCCTTAATTAATACATCTGACATAATTAATGGTCTTGCAGATAAAAAAGTGGGGTTTTTAGGGATCGACGTTTATGAACAGGAAGAGAACCTCTTTTTTAAAGATCTTTCGGAAATGATCATCGAAGACGATCTTATTCTCAGACTTATCAGTTATCCAAATGTGCTGATTACCTCTCATCAGGCCTATTTTACACGAGAGGCGATGGAAGAGATCACCCAGACAACGATTAATAATATCAAAGAGTACTGTAGCGGAGATTCACTTACCAATGAAGTACTATAAAAACATTCACAATGAAAAATATCTTCTCAATCATTGCCGTATTATTCCTGATGAATAGTTGCTCAAAGTCGAAAAAGGATTCTGTATCCTACGCTGATCACCCGGTTACAAGTCCGGAATTATTTGCTCCCGGGATTATCTCAACTAACCAAAACAACGAATTTGACCTCTGCTTCACTCCCGATGGGAGAACAGTGTATTTTACAAGGCGCTTCGGGGAAGAAAAACAAAAGATCTATGTTACGCACCTTGAAAGAGGAAAGTGGACTAAGCCTGAAATCGCAACTTTCTCAACAGATCGTGATGAAACTCCTTATATCAGTCCTGATGGTAAGACGTTTTATTTTGGTTCCCAGAGGGAGATTCCCGGTAAGCCTAATCTGGGTGGTTTTGATATGAATGTGTGGCAAATGAATAAGACAGAGGACGGTTGGTCAGACCCTGAACCCTTACCGGAGCCTATCAACCAGGTGCAGCTCGAAGGAGAGAATTGGCCGTCTTCCAACAACAATTTCTTTTTTACCAGAGATGGGATCAAACACTACTTTACCACCATGGAACGTGGGTCTAAAGCGATAGATATTTACACGACAGAAAAGTCGGGCTCATCCTTCAGCACCCCAGGACGATTAGAGGGACTTTTTGAAAATGACAGTTTATGGAAGTATTCGGCATCGGTCTCTCCTGATGGCAACTATTTGGTTTTTAACTCTTACGGGGCTCCGCAGGGAATAGGAGGGGAGGACTTATATGTAAGTAAGAAGACCGCTACGGGTTGGTCCAGTGCCAAAAACATGGGAGATTTAATAAACACCCCCGGGGAGGATAGTAGCGGGAGATTCTCACCTGATGGCAAATATTTTTTCTACACTCATGCCGATAACCTGGGCAATTATGAATACAGCGAATGGAGCATCTACTATGTGGAAACCGAATATCTCAACCTACCCGATTTGTTTGATTGATCATTTGGTACTAACTGATACATAAAGCTTGTACCCCAAATAACTTTAGTAAATATGAAATACGTCTTCTATAGTATCGTTTTAATTTTAGTGTTTGCAAATTCTACGGGCTATTCCCAAGGAGAGAATGCTGAAACCGGATATACCTTTAGATCAGGAGATCCCAATGGGATAGGGAAGTGGTATATGGGTCGTGAGATTGCCTATGTTATGGGCTATCAGGGCATTAACTGGCTGGAGCGACCGGAACGCGAGAAAGAAGAACAGACAAGCCTTTTACTTGAAAATATGGATATAAAACCTGACGATCGCATTGCCGATATCGGAGCAGGATCTGGGTATCACGTTTTCAAAATGGCACCAATGGCAAAGAACGGAATAGTATATGCTGTTGACATTCAGGATGGCATGCTCACTGCGCTCAGGGCTAGAAAAAAAAAGGAACAAGCAATAAATGTTGAAGTCATTAAAGGCAGTGAACAAAGTATCAAATTAGCAGAAAATTCTGTAGACAAGGTGTTGATGGTGGATGTATATCACGAGTTTTCCTATCCGAGGGAAATGATGGCTTCCGTTGTAAAAGCCCTCAGGGACAAAGGTAAATTATTCCTTATCGAATACAGGGGAGAAGACCGGACTGTGCCTATTAAAAAAGTGCATAAAATGACAGTAAAACAAGCTGTAAAAGAATTGGAGGCTGCCGGAATGAAGTTAGAAAAGAACATAAATAATCTACCCTGGCAACACTGTATGATTTTTATTAAAAAGTGATATTTACAAAAGGGATCACGGCACTGGTATAGACTGTTTTATCCGAAT
This DNA window, taken from Muriicola soli, encodes the following:
- a CDS encoding 2-hydroxyacid dehydrogenase, with product MKVAVFSTKPYDQDYFERYTENEDLSFTYFDSSLNRDTANLASGFGVVCVFVNDTVDKETIDLLAQHGVGLIALRCAGYNNVDLEAIKEKKIKLVRVPAYSPEAVAEHAVALILTLNRKTHKAYNRVREGNFSLNKLLGFNLHGKTVGVIGTGKIGATFCGIIKGFGCKIMAFDLYPSEELKKQGVQYGSLEEVFKQSDIISLHCPLNPDTKHIINKSSLALMKDGIMIINTSRGALINTSDIINGLADKKVGFLGIDVYEQEENLFFKDLSEMIIEDDLILRLISYPNVLITSHQAYFTREAMEEITQTTINNIKEYCSGDSLTNEVL
- a CDS encoding PD40 domain-containing protein, with protein sequence MKNIFSIIAVLFLMNSCSKSKKDSVSYADHPVTSPELFAPGIISTNQNNEFDLCFTPDGRTVYFTRRFGEEKQKIYVTHLERGKWTKPEIATFSTDRDETPYISPDGKTFYFGSQREIPGKPNLGGFDMNVWQMNKTEDGWSDPEPLPEPINQVQLEGENWPSSNNNFFFTRDGIKHYFTTMERGSKAIDIYTTEKSGSSFSTPGRLEGLFENDSLWKYSASVSPDGNYLVFNSYGAPQGIGGEDLYVSKKTATGWSSAKNMGDLINTPGEDSSGRFSPDGKYFFYTHADNLGNYEYSEWSIYYVETEYLNLPDLFD
- a CDS encoding class I SAM-dependent methyltransferase — translated: MKYVFYSIVLILVFANSTGYSQGENAETGYTFRSGDPNGIGKWYMGREIAYVMGYQGINWLERPEREKEEQTSLLLENMDIKPDDRIADIGAGSGYHVFKMAPMAKNGIVYAVDIQDGMLTALRARKKKEQAINVEVIKGSEQSIKLAENSVDKVLMVDVYHEFSYPREMMASVVKALRDKGKLFLIEYRGEDRTVPIKKVHKMTVKQAVKELEAAGMKLEKNINNLPWQHCMIFIKK